In the genome of Sulfurimonas autotrophica DSM 16294, the window TAAGTCCAAGTGATACACTAGGCATTAACAGTGATTTTTTGGAGGCGATGGCTTTTGCCTGGTTTGCAAAAAAACGCATACACAAAGAACCTCTAAAACTCCGCAACGTCACGGGAGCAAAAAAAGATTCTATCGCAGGAGCCGTATATGCAGCAGATTAAAGCGTGGCTCAAACAAACGCCTTTTAAAGATTATGCCATAAGCATTGCCTCCGCCGATGCAAGTTTTAGAAAATATTACAGACTCAAAAAAGAGAACAAAAGTGTTATACTCATGGATGCCTCTTTGGAAAAAAGTTCTTTAGCCCCTTTTGTTGACATAACACAGAGACTGTTACATGTAAACGTCAAAGCACCTAATATTCTTACACGGAACCTTTCACTCGGGTATTTGATTTTACAAGATTTTGGAAATACAAATCTGCTTGATATTTTAAATCAAAAAAATTTTAAAGAGCTGTATGAAAAAGCCATAGATGAAATACTCAAAATGCAAAAAGCAGATGCAAAAAACCTGCCTCTGTATGACAAAAAATTTCTCCATGCAGAGATGGATTTGATGCAGGAGTGGTTTTTGGAGAAAAAACTAGGCTTACATGTAACCAAAGAAGCAAAAGAGCTTCTCTCTTCCACGCTTGAGGCAATATCTGAAGTTGTTTTATCACAGCCGCAAAATATTTTTGTACATCGTGATTTTCACTCTCGTAATATTATGCTCACACCGCAAAACAAACTGGGTATTATTGATTATCAAGATGCTATGAGCGGGGCACTGACCTATGATTTGGTTTCACTGTTAAAAGACTGCTATATTGCTTTTGAGAGAGAGGATATAGAAGAATTGGTACTTTTGTTTGCTCAAAAAAAGGGCTTACATGTAAAAGATGAAGAGTTTTTAAAGTGGTTTGATTTTATGGGGCTACAGCGGCATATAAAGGTGCTTGGTATTTTTTCACGTCTGTATCTGCGAGACGGCAAGGAAGGGTACTTAAAAGATATTCCTCTCACATTGCGTTATGTTATTGAGACTGCTTCGCGGTATAATGAGACGAAAGAGTTTGCGGAGTTTTTACGACAACTCAAGCCCAAGTTTTAACCTGGGCTTGAGTTGCTTGAAAACCTAAAAGGCAAGCTTGCATTAATATATTTAAGGACAGAACACTATGAATGCTATGATACTTGCAGCGGGACGGGGTGAGCGTATGCGTCCTCTTACCGATTCACTGCCAAAACCCTTGTTACCTGTAAAGGGTAAAACACTTATAGAGTGGCATATAGAAAAACTTGCAAAGAACGGTTTTGAAGAGATTATTATCAATATAGCCCATTTGGGTTACAAAATAGAGGAGTATGTAAAAGACGGCTCACAATGGGGTGTGAAAATTTACTACTCTGATGAACAAGGTACAGGAGCATTAGAGAGTGCGGGAGGCATCAAAAAAGCTCTGCCACTTTTGGGCGACGAGCCTTTTTTGGTTGTTAACGGCGATATATTCTGCGATTATGAATTTAATCCCGACTTTGAGCTTCAAGGAAAGCTTGCCCATTTGATTTTGGTACCGAATCCTCCTCATAACCCAAAGGGTGATTTTGGGCTGAAAAACGGACATGTTACAAATAAAGATGATGACATGTACACCTTTTCGGGCATAGGCTATTATCATCCGAATTTTTTTAAAGATGTTGCGTTACAAAAAAGCTCACTCACCCCGATATTACGAGATTTTATAGACAAAAAGTTCGTCAGTGGCGAAGTGTTTAATAAAATGTGGCACGATATAGGCACACCAAAAAGGCTTCAAGAGATAAATGAAAACTAAACTACTCATAACGTTACTGCTCTTTTCTACATCACTTTTTGCAAAATATGACAACTGCACCTTTCAAAACAAACATTATGAAGATATATGCAAAAAAGTCGTAAATCACGGTGTCAGTTATGAGTATGCCAATAAATTTCTGCTCTCTTACTTTAAAACACAAAAGTATGATGAAATCAGCTGGAAATACCTACAGCCTTCAAAAATAAAATACCATAAAGAGAAAGAGAAACAGGCGAACAATGTACTTGTAAGCTATGTTCCAAAAATGGTAAAAAATTTGAAACAATATAAAGATGTATATGATTACGCTGAAAAGAAATACGGTGTTAACCGTGAAATAATTGCCGCAATTTTGCTCAAAGAGACAAAACTCGGAAAAATAAAGCCTACACATGATGCTTTCATTGTCTTTAATACTATTGTAATGAGAACAAAACCTAATTCACGTAGAGAAAAATGGCTCTTAAAAATGGGAAAAACAAATATGGCGTCTATCATTGAGCACTGCTACAAACAAGGTGTGAAACCTGAGCAATGCAATTTACCAAGTTCTTATGCCGGAGCTATCGGCATCCCGCAGTTTATGCCAAACAGTTTTATTTATACAGATTCATACAAAGGGAAAGTCGCAGATTTAACAAAAATGGAAGACGCTATTCTCTCTGCTGCAAGGTTCTTACATGTAAAGGCAAAGTTTGACACACTCATAAAGTGGGAAAAAATGCCTAATATCCCTCTTGTAGAGGAACAATGGTATGCTTATGCCTACAAATACGAAAATGCCTCTTTTTGCTACAAAAAGAGTACAAAAGGCAAAAAACGCTACAAATGCTTTACAAAAGGCAAAAAAAATCTGCAGTACATGAAAAAATATGTAGAAAAAATAATGCGTTATAATAATTCCTCAAATTATGCCGTCGGCGTCATTCGTCTTGCTGATGACGCGCATAAACTCCTCAAAAAGTAACTAAAATATTTTAGTCTTCAGGCTTTGGAACTTATAAGTGCAAGTTCCAAACTTCCGCTAACATAATTGGCAAAAAAAGTAAGTGTTTCTAAATCTTCTTCATCAAAGTCTGTTTCTTTATTTAAAAGTTGTATAACGCCCATAACTTCTCGCTTAGAGTTAAATATAGGTACGGTTATCATATTTTGAGTTATATAACCGCTTTTTTTGTCAATATTTGGCAAAAATCTTTCATCTTCATAAGGATTATTTACCACCTGAGCTGCTTTACTTGTATAGGTTGCGCCGACTACACCTGCATCAAGAGCAACAACTATTTTACCTATACCGTCGCTGAGTGTCGTCCAAAGCATTTCATCATCATTATCTACTATAAATATAGAGCATCTTTGTGCCCCGACAAGTTCTTTTGCCTCATCTGCAATCAATTCAATTGTATTATTCATGTCATCCATAGACATCAGTTTTTTACCAAATTCGGCAATTTTATTGAATTTTTTCATCCTAGTCTACTCGCTTGTCTTGGTCTATATAAGTATGCAATAGTTCTAAAAATCCACTCACATAATGTGCAAAAAATATCATAAATCTTACATCTTCTTCATCAAATCCCTCTTCTTTGTTGAGTAGTTCCAGCACGCCGATAATCTCTCTTTTTGAGCTAAATATAGGCGCTGTAATAATATTTTTGGTTATATAGCCTGTTGCAGAGTCAATTTCAGGTAAAAATTCAGGGTGTTTGTAGGCATCATTTGTCATCACGGGTTTTTTTGCTTTGAGCGTGTAACCGACTAAGCCTTTGTCTGAAGGAAGCGTAATTTTATCGACGCCGTCAGCAATGGTTGTCCACATTTCATTTGCATTCTCATCATAAATAAATATAGAACACCTCTCTGCACCTATCACATCTTTGACATACTTCGATATCAGAGGCAGACCGTCTTCAATGGATCTTTTCGTTAATAATTCTCTTGCAAACTCTGCAAGTTTTAATTTTTTATTTTTATATTGCATAACTAAAACCTTTTTATGACTTATTACAGACAATTATAGTGTAAAATTTTAACAAACCTAAGGGTGTAAATGCAAAATCTCTTTATTTATTGTATTTATAAGCTGTTCTCCAGCCTGTGAAGAGATAATTCCATGTTTCATAGAGTCCTGAATAGAATCTTTCTCTTTAAGAAGCAGTCTTTTAAAAGAGGTTTTAAACTCATAATCTTTTACATTTGGATCATGCGCAATTTTTTCAATAATCTCTTTTGCTTTGGCTATATCTTTAGAATAATGTTCAGACAAAATTTTATATATATGCCCAGATATAAGCGCCTCTTTATACATAACTTCAAGCTCTTGTGAAGCCCCGTTTATTGCTATAAGTTTGCCTTTTTCAATTTCGTAGGTATCAAGGTTTTTATCTCTGCCGCCTACATGTAAAAAGTCTAAAAGCTTCCCGATTGAGAGTCCCTGCACTATCAGTGAAAAACCGACAACACCAAAAGTCATTACCAAAATTATATCCCGATACTCATACTCTTTTGGAATTGCAAGGGCAAGAGCCATGGCCAAGGCACCTCTGACACCTCCCCATATAAAGACTGCCTGCCATTTAAAGCTAATTTTTTTATCAACCTGATTTATAAATTGTGTTAAAACCGTTACTGATATTGTTCTTCCTATCAAGACAGCAATAATTGCTATAAGAATGTAGTGTATGTTTGTAAATATATTTGTAATACCGACCTCCAGGCCGATAATAAAAAAAACGATAGAATTAATAATAAAAGCAATATAAGCCCAAAAGTCCTTAACCGAAACTCTTGTTGTAGGACTCATCCCTATTTTTGTCCCGTAATTTCCGACCATAAGTCCGGCAACTATGACGGCAATAACCCCTGATACATCAAAATACTCTGCAACT includes:
- a CDS encoding aminoglycoside phosphotransferase family protein, with amino-acid sequence MQQIKAWLKQTPFKDYAISIASADASFRKYYRLKKENKSVILMDASLEKSSLAPFVDITQRLLHVNVKAPNILTRNLSLGYLILQDFGNTNLLDILNQKNFKELYEKAIDEILKMQKADAKNLPLYDKKFLHAEMDLMQEWFLEKKLGLHVTKEAKELLSSTLEAISEVVLSQPQNIFVHRDFHSRNIMLTPQNKLGIIDYQDAMSGALTYDLVSLLKDCYIAFEREDIEELVLLFAQKKGLHVKDEEFLKWFDFMGLQRHIKVLGIFSRLYLRDGKEGYLKDIPLTLRYVIETASRYNETKEFAEFLRQLKPKF
- the murU gene encoding N-acetylmuramate alpha-1-phosphate uridylyltransferase MurU; its protein translation is MNAMILAAGRGERMRPLTDSLPKPLLPVKGKTLIEWHIEKLAKNGFEEIIINIAHLGYKIEEYVKDGSQWGVKIYYSDEQGTGALESAGGIKKALPLLGDEPFLVVNGDIFCDYEFNPDFELQGKLAHLILVPNPPHNPKGDFGLKNGHVTNKDDDMYTFSGIGYYHPNFFKDVALQKSSLTPILRDFIDKKFVSGEVFNKMWHDIGTPKRLQEINEN
- a CDS encoding GAF domain-containing protein; this encodes MKKFNKIAEFGKKLMSMDDMNNTIELIADEAKELVGAQRCSIFIVDNDDEMLWTTLSDGIGKIVVALDAGVVGATYTSKAAQVVNNPYEDERFLPNIDKKSGYITQNMITVPIFNSKREVMGVIQLLNKETDFDEEDLETLTFFANYVSGSLELALISSKA
- a CDS encoding Na+/H+ antiporter, which translates into the protein MESPIETEIILLLMVIISVAMGVRYYSKLPYTIALIFAGILLSFFDIFPDIRLTPELIFNVLLPPLLFEAAFNLNAHELKENIKPILIYAVFGVIIAVLSTGFLLHSSFSFFHIDTTMPLIACLLFGAVISSTDPISVLAIFKQLGVPVRLSSIIEGESLFNDGVSVVVYGIVLAAITTHSDFSLIHGLKEFVIVAFGGAVTGAILGLTFSRITALVDDHLIEITLTTIVTYLTYIVAEYFDVSGVIAVIVAGLMVGNYGTKIGMSPTTRVSVKDFWAYIAFIINSIVFFIIGLEVGITNIFTNIHYILIAIIAVLIGRTISVTVLTQFINQVDKKISFKWQAVFIWGGVRGALAMALALAIPKEYEYRDIILVMTFGVVGFSLIVQGLSIGKLLDFLHVGGRDKNLDTYEIEKGKLIAINGASQELEVMYKEALISGHIYKILSEHYSKDIAKAKEIIEKIAHDPNVKDYEFKTSFKRLLLKEKDSIQDSMKHGIISSQAGEQLINTINKEILHLHP
- a CDS encoding GAF domain-containing protein, which translates into the protein MQYKNKKLKLAEFARELLTKRSIEDGLPLISKYVKDVIGAERCSIFIYDENANEMWTTIADGVDKITLPSDKGLVGYTLKAKKPVMTNDAYKHPEFLPEIDSATGYITKNIITAPIFSSKREIIGVLELLNKEEGFDEEDVRFMIFFAHYVSGFLELLHTYIDQDKRVD
- a CDS encoding lytic murein transglycosylase; amino-acid sequence: MKTKLLITLLLFSTSLFAKYDNCTFQNKHYEDICKKVVNHGVSYEYANKFLLSYFKTQKYDEISWKYLQPSKIKYHKEKEKQANNVLVSYVPKMVKNLKQYKDVYDYAEKKYGVNREIIAAILLKETKLGKIKPTHDAFIVFNTIVMRTKPNSRREKWLLKMGKTNMASIIEHCYKQGVKPEQCNLPSSYAGAIGIPQFMPNSFIYTDSYKGKVADLTKMEDAILSAARFLHVKAKFDTLIKWEKMPNIPLVEEQWYAYAYKYENASFCYKKSTKGKKRYKCFTKGKKNLQYMKKYVEKIMRYNNSSNYAVGVIRLADDAHKLLKK